The nucleotide sequence GCGCAATTTATACCGTGGATTGCTCCCTTAAAAAACGAAACCATCGAAAGCTATGCCCAACGCATTTCAAAAGATTTTGAAAAAGACTGCATTTTGATAGGATTGTCTTTCGGCGGTATGTTGGCTGTGGAAATTGCTAAAATTATTCCCGTTCAAAAAGTTATTCTACTGGCATCAGCAAAAAATAAAAACGAACTTCCCCAATGGTTTTTGCTTGCCGGAGCACTTCAATTGCACCATCTTGTTCCTACTTTTTTGCTAAAATCGACCAATTTTTTCACCCATTGGCTTTTCGGAGTACATTCTTCAGCAGAAAAAAAACTTTTAAAAGCCATCATAAAAGATACCGATGCGCCTTTTTTACATTGGGCAATCGATCAAATTGTGAATTGGAACAACCAATATATTCCCACTAATTGCATACATATCCATGGAACCAATGACCATATTTTGCCTATAAAAAACGTACACGCCGATTATATCATTCCAAATGGCGGTCATTTTATGACGGTAAATAGAGCAAAAGAAATCGAAAAACTGCTTAAAAAAGAGTTGGTACAAGGCAGTGAAAATGTTAAAAAACAATGATAACGTGCGATTAAATAATATCTTTGCTTTTTAAAACAGTGTATGAGTTTATTCAGAAAAGATCCGTTTGGAAACATCATTTTTATAAAAAGATGGCTTATTCGTGTATTTGGCTTTTTAACCCACAAGCGGTACCGCGGCTTTAACGAATTGGTGATCGATGGCTCTGAAATCATCAAACAACTGCCCGAGAACAACGTACTTTTTATATCGAACCACCAAACCTATTTTGCCGATGTGGTGGCTATGTTTCACGTGTTTAATGCCAGTTTAAAAGGCAGAGAAGACAACATAAAAAACGTGTTTTATATTTGGAATCCCAAAATGAATATTTATTATGTGAGTGCCAAAGAAACCATGCAAGCCGGCATTTTACCGCGCATAATGAGCTATACCGGAGCCATTACCGTTGAGCGAACATGGCGAGAAAAAGGCAAAGATGTCACCGAAAAAAAAGCAGTAAACCCCAACGATACCGAAAATATTAAAAAAGCCTTGCAAGACGGTTGGGTGATTACTTTTCCGCAAGGAACCACCAAATCTTTTAAACCCGTGCGAAAAGGTACGGCACACATCATTAAAGAACACCGACCAATTGTGGTGCCTATTGTGATCGATGGATTTCGCCGTTCGTTTGATAAAAAAGGATTGTGGCTAAAGAAAAAAGGTATCTTGCAAACTTTTACCATTAAAGAACCTTTGCAAATTGATTACGACAACGAAACGATTGATGAAATTGTTGAAAAAATTGAATATGCTATTGAGCAACACCCATCGTTTTTAAAAGTAATTCCGTCTGAAATTATTGAAAACGATACCAAATTGAACAAAGAACGCCGTTTTCCGTTTGATTATTAAAAAAATCCAATTCCCACGGATGCACAGATTTTATTCATTAATTATCCAACTTATTGAATGCAACGCATTGAAAATCTGTGAAATTTATTAGTCACCTGAATTCTATTAAAACCAAATAGGCACATAGAAAAATAGCGTTAAGCATCATATAATCAAACTTTAACCTATCTGTGTATCTGTGATAAAAAACCATTGAATAGCATTGTTAAGATAAATTTATATCGAAAAGTCCATTAAAAAGCATTCAACGGAATATAAAATCCCAATGAAAAGGTAAAACCTTTAATGGGTTTTACATCTTGTTTGGTTTGCATATCAAAACCGTAACCAACGCCCAATTCCAGCATAGTTGCGATAGACAAGCCCACTTTTGGTGTAACAGTATAAGGCGTGATTTCACCTTCGGCAAACGGAACAATCAATCGGTTAAGAGTAGGGTAGAAGGTAAAACTGCCTTCGGGTATCACCACAAACTGCTCTCTAAAATAGGCCATATTGGCATTGGCTTCTAGTTTTATGCCTACTTCGTTTTGTGCCAACGGCTGCATGTAATAGCCACCCACTTTTAGCACATTGCCCGCCTGCGATTGATACGAAATACTAGGACCTACCAAAAAATCTTGTGCCTGGGAACAAAACCCCATTAATAAAGCAACTGTTAAAAGTGTTTTTTTCATAGCGAACTGTTGTTTTTGCTAAGGTAGTGAAAAATAATTTCTCTTTCTAAACATCTCTTATACCTTTATCCCAAACCTTTTCAATTTTTGGAGGGACTCAAACGCTTTTATTAAAGATTGCTCTTTGATTGTTTCTTTTTTTGCGATGGCGGTTTGGATGGATTTTACATTTCCTAATTCCGGAATAGTAAAAATTTTGGTTTGATTTGCAATATCAATAATTCTTTTCCAGTCGTCTTTTGAAAGAAGTTTTAGTCGTTCAAAGATTAAAGTCTAACATCATAAAAATTAGGCAAGTATTTATATATATCTTTATGCTTTTCAACTTCAACTTCTGTGGCAATTCTTTTATCAATAATATCTTTTAAGGCTTCATCATTAGAAATATTTTTATTTATTAAATCTATTTCTTTGGAAGTAAGGTTTGGAATATCAATTTTATAAACAGAATCATCATTCTTTATAAAATCAAAATCAGACAGATTTAATTCTTCAAATGTTTTATCAGATTCCGTTATTATACCACCAAACGTAAACATTCTTGCCCCTCTATTTTCTTGATATAAAATGTTATATAACTGTTGAAATATTATATTTTCACCGTTTCTGTTTCTATCCTTAATTGTTTTATTTATCAATTGAGATAACATTTTTCTAATAGTATTGAAATCTTCTCCTCCTGATAAATCTTTTTCTGTCACATTAAATGGTGTAAGACCTCCAAACTTCTCCCTAAACTCTTCAACCGTATAGATTTCTCCCGATTCGTCACTTTTTAATTGTCTATTACAACTCATTAAATAAATACTACCAACAGGTAATTTATTCATTAAAATAGCCAAATCTTCAAACATAAAGTTTTCTAATGAATCATCGTAGTCTAACCAAACAAGAGTTTTCTTAGTTAAATCAATTTTAGGTAGAGCTTCTGTGCTTGATTCTTTTTTGATATTAATAAATGAATATGGACAATTTACATTAAGCTTATCCATTGAAAAACCACCTGCCTCAAAACTATGCATTTCATTAATATGTAGTTCTTTATGGAATAATTTAAAATCAGTAAATGAAAGACCTCCCAAACCAATATATTGGTATCTATCTTTATATTGATTGCAAATGCGCAGAAAACTTGAAAGTAGCATTTTTCTCTCAGTAAACTTTGCTGGTCTTGTTTCGTAATTTAATCTCTTGGGACTATTCATTTTCTAAATCTTCCATTTTGATATAATAATAAAATGTCGTTTCCCCAAGCTCCTTATAAGATTTTGAACCAGAGTGATACTTTACTTTATTAGCTATATCTTTTTTTACATCATAAGCAATTCTGACAAATTCTTTTCTTTGAGCTATCAGGTCAGTATCAATTTCAGGAGCGGTAAATTTTCTTTTTTCAGGAGAGATTGGTACGCTTTTCATATCAACAACAGATATTTTCGTTTCTTGTTCTGCTAAAAGTTTCCTGTAATTATTTGCTTCATCTCCCAATTTAGTTATTTGTTTTAAAAATGGAATTATATTAGAAGTTGCTTCTCTCATATAAACAAGAACCGATTTGTAAATATCAGAAGTTGTATCAATTCCTTTTTTAGTAGTCGTTAGGGGAAGATTTATTGTTTCTTCTGCATCTAAAAATACAATTCCACGAAACATGACATAATCCATATGCCATTTTGGTATACCTGAAGTTCCCCAACCTGTTGCTTCTGTTTTATCAGCTTCTAAAACCAACCTGTCATTACAGTAAATATACCAACCTGAAACACTTGGGTTTCCAACCTCTCCCAGTCCTGCAATGACTCTAAATTTCACTCCGTCTTTTTCTCCCTCATAGAAATATGGCTCCGATTGCTCATTAAATACTTTGATGTCTTTACTATCTAGTTCCTGATCATTAAGCGTTATTTTAATTTTTTTCTCTAAACTAAAATTTAACAAACGTTCAATATCACCTTTTAAAGTACTTAAAAATTCTTCATCTTCAAACAAATCTGCAACCTCACTATGAAGATTAGTAACCTTTACATAAGTGCCATTTTCAGATAAATTACAATTTTCTTCAGTTATATTAACGTATCTAAAATCCCAATCTTCAATCTCTTTTTCAACTTCATTTTGTTTAATCGTTTTTGTTTTGTTTCTCCATTCATTAACATCTACATTTACTTCAAAATGGTCATTATCTGTTTTGGATTCAACTTCAAACGTTTTACCGATTTTGAAGAGTGCTCTTTTCATTCCTATGCCAAATCTACCAACTGAACCTTTAGCTTCTGGAGCATCATCAGGACGACCAAATCTAAAGGCGTACTTCTTTGCAGTATCTAAAGAGAAACCTCCACAGTTATCATTTACAATAAACTCATCTTTGCTAATTGTAATATTAATATACAAGCCTTCATAAGTTAAAGGGTTTATTATGTTTGCTCCATCAATTGAATTATCCAACAAATCTAATATAGCATCTTTTATTGAAATGTCTCGAGTAATCATTTCAATAAAAAATGTCTTGGTTGGATTTCCTTGAATTATATTTTCGTCCATAATTTATGAATTATAAAACTGTTTAATCTCAAATAACTCTCCTTTTGGAAATTCTTTGATGTTAGATATTGCTTGTCCTTTTTGGATTTTTTCAAGACTTCTATATGCTTTTGTTCCGTCTTTATCGCTAAACCCTAAAAACTTGTTGATTGCTTTTGTGTTGTTTTTGTCTTTTACATTCAGCAAAAACGAAATTTCGCACATACTTGAAAAATCAAAAGTCGGTTGGTTAAATTCCTCTATTCCTTGTGATAAAAGAACAACAGAAACTCCTTTTGAACGGATTTCACGCAAAATTTTCTCTAAAATATCTTGATACTTTTTCTCTTTGAATATTACGTGTGCTTCGTCAATTAACAACACATAACGCATTGCACGACAACCGTTTTCGGTTGGTGTGCTTTCCATATTCATAAATACGTTGTAAATGTAATTGATGATTAAGAATAACGAAGTAAAGCGAACTGAATTTGACAAATCACCTGACAAAGACAAATAAACATTTTGATTCAAGAAATTTTTAATCTTTTTATCTTCTTGGAACACATTGTATCGGCTTAATTCATCAATTATCTCCGTTAACGTATCTCGTTTGTCTTCGACAATTTCTAAAAGTCGCTCATTGATTTCTGTAAAACTTGGATATTCTCCTGGTTTCTTTAAAACAAATGCTTCACTTGTTGCGTCTCTCAAAGTACCACGTTGTTTTATGCCGATATTTGAGTATTTACAAATAATATCAACAAATTTGTCTATGCCTAACCGCTTGTTTGTATCATTGATGCTGTCGATAAATGAAAGCGGATTTACAGGAAAAGGCGTATTTGGTGCATCAATAAATTGAGATTTAGTTTTCTCGAAGAACGGTTGCATATCTTTCAAATCATCATCTTTCAAACCTTTAAAATCTAGGTAAATGAAATTTACGTGATGATTTGATTTTTCAGAAATTTCCTTTAAAATCTGTAATGCAAATTGTGTTTTTCCAGTACCCGAACTTCCTGCAACCGCAATGTGATTATTGTTGTACTGGTTTGTGTCATTAAAATTCAAAACAATATCTTTTGTTTTATCATCTAATGTATTTCCAACCAAAATTTTAATTGGTTCGCCAAAGTATGTTTTTTCTATGCTTTGATTGTTGTTTTTGACTGCTCCTAAATCAACTTTTACAGAGTCTAAAAATGAAATCCCTTTATCTAAATGCTCTGTTAAGAAGTCAAAAAAAGTATAGTTGTTTTGGCTTGAAAATAAATTATCCATTAACTCTAAACCGTGGTCAATGTGTAATTTTATGTATTTCGGAATATTATCGTCTGTTTTGTAAATTCCATAATGTTGGCAAATCAAAGACACATAAAAATCTCGATATTTTGCATCAAATAAAATATGGTCTTTATATTCTTTTCCTTTGGAATCGTACACGTTAAATTCAGATGAAGAAAAATGTTTATCGTTTTGTAACGAATAGCCTAACGCAATTCTTGCAATTACATTTTCTTTTGTTCCAACAGGCAATTTTGACGTTAGTTTTCTAACGATTTCCTGATTGGCTTCCGATGTTCTGATGTTAATTTGCATTGTATAATTCGTTGTACTTTTTAATTAAATTTTCTGGAGTTGCTTCTTCAAAAGTTGAAGCATCTGTACTAATATTGTGAATAATATACGCTTTGCTGATATTTGGTTTCAATAGCTCAAACTCACTTTCCGTCAATTCTTTATGAATTAAAGGAAATAAAACTACTTGCTCCGAAACATTTGGATAAAATTCTTTGATTACATTTTCTGCGTGGTCTTTATCAAATTTTTGCATTGGAGAATCAATGAAAACAGGAAATGAAATATCCGATTCATCAACCAAGGCTTTCAATAGGGCAGAAGCATACATTTGGCGTTCACCCATTGACAACGAACCTTTGTCAATTTTTTCATTTCTTGCGTTGAAAAGGTTAATATCAACATCATCACCTGCTTGGTTAATGTCCACAACCACTTTTTTGATGAACCCTTTTTTGTGCATTAAACCGTTCAATTCGTTTAAGATATTTTCTTCCAATTTTTTCTTTGTAGCATCTTTAAACTCTTTGATAAAATGCTTTAGATTTTCAATTTGTCTTTGAGTAATGCTGTCTTTTTCTGAATAACGCCTTGAATCATCAATTTTTTTCCTTAAATCTTCCTGACGTTGTTTTAGCGTTTTCATTTCAGCTTTAAACGAACCTATTTTTTCTCGTAAATCATCTATATCATTACCAATGGAGATAACACGGTGGTCTAATCGCTCTTTATCTGCTCTTAATTTTGCAATGTATTCATCTTCTGTATCTTTCTCTGCTGCATTTATTTTTCTGCGAATAGAATCAAGGTCGTTTTTAGAACGTGAATATTTATCGTTTATACTTGTAAACTTGTCTCTAAAAGTATTTTTCAAAGTATTTACCAAAGTGTTTAATTCATTGGTTTCTATATCTGAAAAATCGTGTAATGTTGTATGTGTTTCGGAAAAATCAGGCACATCTGAAAAGAAGTGTTTTTTTATGGCGTGTCCTTTCAGGTCGGGCTATTCGCTATATCTTTTGTTTCGTTTCACTACACAAAAGGATGTCGCTACTATCCCTCACGCAGAGAAGCATCAAAATTTAAATCGTGTTCTATGAAGTGCAATATTTTCCAGAGTTGGATAAAATTCTAATTGCTTAGGTAGTAAAATCTGCTTTCCTGCAAATTGTGAAAGATTATAAACTGATTTACTTTCTACAAAATTCTTATTCAGAATTACTTCGTAATTGTCTGAAATGGAAATTAAGCCTCTGTCAAAAGCTCTGTGTAAATTCGGACAAAGTGCAATGCCATTAGTTAATGTGTCATCATAACCTTCTGAAAATGGAACAATATGACAAGCATCAACCATTGAAATATTTGTAATAGCATCAATTCTCAGTCCTGTAATTGCACAAGTATTGTTATAAATTTTCGGAATTTCTCTTTTGAATAATCCACCTCGAATAAATACCTCTTCCTGAAAAGCATTTTCATCAACTTGGTTTTTCAATTCAATAATTTTTCTTTTGTATTCTTCTGACGGCTCATTCAGAACTGAAATATTTGGCAAATCGTCATTTCCGTTGTTTCCGTAATTTGATTTTGTTTCGGGAAAATATCGGTCTAAAATAGAAATTTTAAGTACGTCCCGATTTTCGGGCTTTAGCATTAATTCAGCAAGTTCAATATCAATCAAAGCAAAATTTACAGCTGTTGTCAGATTTTGTAAACTACGCATTGAACTTTTAGATTCAATCCATTTTTCACAGCCAACATTTGCTATCAATTTCCAAAATGGCTCGGAACTCATATGATAAAATGGCATTGCAAAAATCGGATGATGATTAGTTACAACTAATTTTGACCAATTTGATTTGAAAGAGGCAACTAATTCGGGTAAAATATGAATTTGATTATCTGTAAAAATTCCTTTTTCAAACAACCGAATAATACTTAAAAAAAGAATTGGTTTGTGTGGTGCACCACCATTCTTCGCATCTCTTTTTAAATGCGTTAAACAATGTATATAATATGGTAATTTTTCGTTCAAATTAGATTTAGATAAAAGCTTCAATTCTTGTTTCAATATCATCTTTCAAACCACGTTTGCGATTCAAAAGTGATTTGTTTTTTTGTAATGTCAAAAGCTCTTGAATTAGCTCATAATCCTGAGGATTTTTTTCACAAGTTTTCTTTAGCAATTCCAATTCTTTTTCTTTTTTATCGTTTTGGTTTTTCATATCCAAATCTGTTTTATAAGCGTTGTGGTAAATTTCCGAAACCTTTTGGTCAAAAACAAAATCACGATACCAAATCGTCTGAATCGCAATCAATTCTTGATTTGTAATCAACTCTATATGCGGTTTTTCTTTCTGTACTTCTTTTTGTGCTTGAAGTAATCTTTGCAGAACAGAAGCACGATACCAAGGAAAATACGGTCCCATTCCGTTTATTGCATCTGTTCCGTTTCTTCGTCGTGGCATACGATTTTCGATAATATTTCGCTCTTCTGCCAATTCGTTTCTTAATTTTAAAAGTGGTTGCAACCAAGTTAAACCGTTTTCAATCAATGCAGACATTGATTTGTCTTGTTTCACAACTGTACAAGTCCAACAACCAAAACGGCTTTGTCCACAAGATTTGTGTTCCTTATCGGTTACAACTGTTGGACATTCATAATCATCTGCACTTGCATCTAAATAAATTTGAAACAATTCGCTATTATCCGCACCCCAAGGTGATGGCATTGTGTTAATTATGTACCAAACTTCCTCCAACATCAAATGTCGGATAGGTGCATACATAAATGTATTGGGTTGTGTTGGGTGTTTGGTTAGTCGTTTCCCTTTGATAGCGTGTTTCTTCATTGATTTGGCACGACTTGCCGATTCTGCCGAACGTGTTCCAATCAAAATAACAGCTTCTCCAAATTCATCAACTTGCTCAACTATAAATCTTTGTGTCGGTTTGATTTTCAATCGCTCTGTACACCAACGAAAAGCGTTGTTTGGTGCAGGATAACCTTTACCAATTAGGTTTACCCAAAAAGAATCTTCTAATCGAGGGATGGTTTTTATCACACGTACAGGAATATCTTGCTCAACTGCGGCTTGTTCTATTTTCACTAAAACACGATGAACATATTCCGTAATTACAGGATTTTCGACCATTGTGTCATTGCAAACGACATAAATATCTCTGCCTACAACTCCGTGTAAGTCTTTGATTTGTCTTAAAGCTTCCCAAACCAATTGAAGCATTACGGTAGAATCTTTTCCACCGCTAAAACCAATAATCCACGGACGTTTTGTTTCGTCTGCGAACAAATATTGGTCAATTATTTCGTCAATTATATTTTGTATAAAGCTTGCCATAATATTTAATATAAGCAAAATATAACTTAAAAAAAATTATTTTTAAATTAAGCATATAAGTGTTTATATTATTCGATATTTATCAACTTGAATATCAAGTTTAATTAAAGATGGTAAAAATAAAAACTAATTTTTAAAGAAAATTGCGGAAATCCACATTTTCGAATAATTTTTTTTAAACCGCCTCAATAATCTTTGTAAAATCGGCTACATTTAGTGCAGCACCGCCAATTAAACCGCCGTCCACATCGGGTTGTGCAAAAATGGTGGGTGCGTTGTCTGGTTTCACGCTGCCGCCGTATAAAATGGTTACATTGTTTGCCAAATTGCCGTAGTGGTGTGCAATTTGTTCGCGGATAAACTGGTGCATTTCTTGTGCTTGTTCCGGAGTGGCTGTTTCGCCGGTTCCAATTGCCCAAACGGGTTCGTAGGCAATCACGATGTGTTCCCAAGCTTCTTTTGGCAGGTGAAACAATGAATCTTTTAACTGATAAAACACCACGTTTTGAAATTGTTTGCTTTTGCGGTCTTTTAATTCTTCGCCCACACAAAAAATCACACGCATGTTGTGGCGCAAAGCGGTATCTACCTTATTGGCTAAAAGCGCTGGTGTTTCGTTAAAATAATGTCGGCGTTCTGAGTGGCCTAAAATTACAGTTTGCACATTGATACTCGACAGCATATCGGCTGAAATTTCGCCTGTGAAAGCGCCGCCTTCTGCTTGGTGCATGTTTTGTGCAGCCACACTAATGTTGGTGTCTTCTAGCATTTGGGTTGCCAACATTAAATTGGTAAAAGAAGGTGCCACCAAGACTTCTACTTCTTTGCCGGTGGGCATATTGTTTACTAAATCGTTTAAAAACTGAGTGGTTTCTGAAGCATTTTTGTGCATTTTCCAGTTTCCGGCTATTATTTTATGTCTCATAATGAAGGTTGTATCTTGTTTAAGGTGTTTATTAAAAGGGTGTCATTTGCTACAATGGCTTTTTTTAGGGCGATGTTTCCTTGTGCATCCACCACAATATAGCGTGGAATCCAATCTAATTGAATGGACTGACCAAACTCGTCTTTCATTTTCTCGTTTAAATAGTAATGGTCGCCTTGCAAGTCATATTTTGCAATAGCTTCGGTCCATTTGTTTTTTGTTTTGTCTAGTGATAGAAAAACGTATGCAGTTTTTGGATATTGCTGTTGAAGGTTTTTTAATTCGGGAAATCCTTTGATACAATCGGGGCACCATGATGCCCAAACATCAATCACAATGGGTGCTCCTTTGTGTTTGGCTAGAATGTTTTGAAACGATATTTTGTTTCCAGATGGATCTTCAAACATTTTGTTAAGGGTTACCGCACTAAAAGCTTCGTTGGAAACCACAACGCTGTCGGTTGTAATTTCGGTTGCTGGTGCTGACTGTTCGTTGGTTTTTTGTTTAGTATCGCAACCTATCGCAATAAATCCTAAAGCCAAAAGGCTTATAAAAATCTTTTTCATATTTAATTATTTTCGTTCATCAGTTGATAAAATTGCATAGCCATAATTATCTGACCAGCCAGATTTTAAAGGTAGTAATTTTCTAGTATGCGCTTCCCTTAACATTCCAACTTTTTCTAAAACATTTACAGAGCCAATGTTTTCAACTGCACAGCCAGCTTCTATTCTATGAAGGCTAAGATTTTCAAACCCAAAATCTATTATTCTTTTTAAACTTTCGGTCGCATAACCTTTATTCCAAAAATTGAAATGATATTGAAACCAAACTTCCGCATTTCTATAATGTTCTTTTCCTAAATTTATTCCAATTAATCCTATAAATTTATTTTCTTCAATCAATTCAACTACAAAAGTATATCGCTTGATATTTTCTTGGTTGTTATCAGCAATCCATTTTTCAACAGAAACGATTGTTTCACTTATATTCTGTGGGATTCCTGCGGTATTAAACTTGGCTGTTTCTTCTAAAGACTGTAAATTATAAACGTTTTCAATATCTAATTCAGTAATGAGTCTAATATTTAATCTTTCTGTTTTTAAATTAATTTTCATTTTTTTTAGTGTTGATGTAGATAAAATATAGTTTGAGTAGCTAAATGTATTGAGTAGTCTTTAATTATAAGCTTTATATAGGATCGAACTGCCAAAGATTGATTTAATAAACCTTTCGATAATAACACTATTTCAGTTTAATTCTTGGGTCTAAATAGGCATAGATTAAATCTACCAAAACGGTAATCACCACAAATGTAGTTGCTACCACAATCACCGATCCCATGATTACCGGCAGGTCTAAATTGTTCAATGCATCTACAATTTCTTTACCCAAACCGTTCCATCCGAAAATATATTCCACAAAAACCGCACCGGCCAACATGGATGCAAACCAACCCGACATGGCAGTAACAACAGGGTTTAGTGCATTTTTCAAGGCGTGTTTGGTGATGATTTTATAGGTGGATAATCCTTTGGCTTTTGCCGTGCGAATGTATTCTTGGTTCAAGACTTCGAGCAACGAATTGCGCATTAATTGAATGACCACACCCAACGGACGAATGCCTAAAACCACTGCCGGAAGTACGGCGTTTTTCAAGGCTAAATGGGTGCCTTCGCCAAAATCGTCCACTTCGTACAAACTGCCGGTCATGTTTAAACCCGTGTATTGATGCCACAAAAAACCAAAAATCCATGCAAACAAAATGGCACTGAAAAACGAGGGAACACTCATTCCCAAGGTGCTGATGAGTGCGATGATTCGGTCGAAAAAGCTATTGGCGTTTAATGCCGAAATGATCCCTAAAAACACTCCGATTAGCAATGCAATTACAATCGAAAAAACGGCTAAAACCACTGTGCTGGGTAGGGTATGAGCAATGATTTCGGTTACTTTTTTACCGTTTTTTTGAAAACTTTCGCGCAAATAAGGTGTTTTTAAAACCACATCATACTTTTGGGTGCTGAATAAAACAGTTCCGCCGTATTTTTCTTCGGTATAAAACGTGTAATGACCAGCTTGTTTTTTGTGAAATGATACCGGCGATAAATCGTTCAAATAATAAAAATATTGATTGATAACGGGTTGGTCAAAGCCGTATTTCTTTTTGATGAGTGCCAATTGTTCCGAGTTTTCGTTTTGATCCAGCATCATTCTGGCAGGATCGCCCGGCAAAATATTGAACAAGATAAACACAACGGTTATTACACCAAAAAGCGTAAAAAACGAATACCCCAGTTTATTTAGAAAATACCTCAGCACTATTTTTTAATTTCGGAATAATTCTTTTTTAAGAGCGATTTTAACTCGGAACCCACAAATTTTTTCTCGTTAATGCCGTCCCATTCTTTGATTTTATTTCCATTCCAAAAATAGATGATTCCAGGCGTGTCTTTGTTGTTCCCCAACAATTTCCAAAACGGAATCACTTCAATGATTTTATAAGGATAAGTAGCTCCGGCAAATTCAAAGAAATCAGAAATTTTTTCGGGTTCTTCGTTCATAAAGACAATTTGTATTTTAGGGAAATTTTTGTCTTTTCGCTTCATCTCCGTCAGCTCTTTCGCCACATCACGGCAATGTTCGCAACCTGGTACAAACAATGCCAAGATTTTTTTTCCTTGATCGATATTCGAAAAATATTGTGTGTAG is from Paenimyroides aestuarii and encodes:
- a CDS encoding alpha/beta fold hydrolase — protein: MNKIYIFSGLGVDERVFTNIDFSDVPAQFIPWIAPLKNETIESYAQRISKDFEKDCILIGLSFGGMLAVEIAKIIPVQKVILLASAKNKNELPQWFLLAGALQLHHLVPTFLLKSTNFFTHWLFGVHSSAEKKLLKAIIKDTDAPFLHWAIDQIVNWNNQYIPTNCIHIHGTNDHILPIKNVHADYIIPNGGHFMTVNRAKEIEKLLKKELVQGSENVKKQ
- a CDS encoding lysophospholipid acyltransferase family protein; translated protein: MSLFRKDPFGNIIFIKRWLIRVFGFLTHKRYRGFNELVIDGSEIIKQLPENNVLFISNHQTYFADVVAMFHVFNASLKGREDNIKNVFYIWNPKMNIYYVSAKETMQAGILPRIMSYTGAITVERTWREKGKDVTEKKAVNPNDTENIKKALQDGWVITFPQGTTKSFKPVRKGTAHIIKEHRPIVVPIVIDGFRRSFDKKGLWLKKKGILQTFTIKEPLQIDYDNETIDEIVEKIEYAIEQHPSFLKVIPSEIIENDTKLNKERRFPFDY
- a CDS encoding O-methyltransferase translates to MNSPKRLNYETRPAKFTERKMLLSSFLRICNQYKDRYQYIGLGGLSFTDFKLFHKELHINEMHSFEAGGFSMDKLNVNCPYSFINIKKESSTEALPKIDLTKKTLVWLDYDDSLENFMFEDLAILMNKLPVGSIYLMSCNRQLKSDESGEIYTVEEFREKFGGLTPFNVTEKDLSGGEDFNTIRKMLSQLINKTIKDRNRNGENIIFQQLYNILYQENRGARMFTFGGIITESDKTFEELNLSDFDFIKNDDSVYKIDIPNLTSKEIDLINKNISNDEALKDIIDKRIATEVEVEKHKDIYKYLPNFYDVRL
- a CDS encoding ATP-binding protein; this encodes MDENIIQGNPTKTFFIEMITRDISIKDAILDLLDNSIDGANIINPLTYEGLYINITISKDEFIVNDNCGGFSLDTAKKYAFRFGRPDDAPEAKGSVGRFGIGMKRALFKIGKTFEVESKTDNDHFEVNVDVNEWRNKTKTIKQNEVEKEIEDWDFRYVNITEENCNLSENGTYVKVTNLHSEVADLFEDEEFLSTLKGDIERLLNFSLEKKIKITLNDQELDSKDIKVFNEQSEPYFYEGEKDGVKFRVIAGLGEVGNPSVSGWYIYCNDRLVLEADKTEATGWGTSGIPKWHMDYVMFRGIVFLDAEETINLPLTTTKKGIDTTSDIYKSVLVYMREATSNIIPFLKQITKLGDEANNYRKLLAEQETKISVVDMKSVPISPEKRKFTAPEIDTDLIAQRKEFVRIAYDVKKDIANKVKYHSGSKSYKELGETTFYYYIKMEDLENE
- a CDS encoding DndE family protein; amino-acid sequence: MQINIRTSEANQEIVRKLTSKLPVGTKENVIARIALGYSLQNDKHFSSSEFNVYDSKGKEYKDHILFDAKYRDFYVSLICQHYGIYKTDDNIPKYIKLHIDHGLELMDNLFSSQNNYTFFDFLTEHLDKGISFLDSVKVDLGAVKNNNQSIEKTYFGEPIKILVGNTLDDKTKDIVLNFNDTNQYNNNHIAVAGSSGTGKTQFALQILKEISEKSNHHVNFIYLDFKGLKDDDLKDMQPFFEKTKSQFIDAPNTPFPVNPLSFIDSINDTNKRLGIDKFVDIICKYSNIGIKQRGTLRDATSEAFVLKKPGEYPSFTEINERLLEIVEDKRDTLTEIIDELSRYNVFQEDKKIKNFLNQNVYLSLSGDLSNSVRFTSLFLIINYIYNVFMNMESTPTENGCRAMRYVLLIDEAHVIFKEKKYQDILEKILREIRSKGVSVVLLSQGIEEFNQPTFDFSSMCEISFLLNVKDKNNTKAINKFLGFSDKDGTKAYRSLEKIQKGQAISNIKEFPKGELFEIKQFYNS
- a CDS encoding Atg14 domain-containing protein, which translates into the protein MPDFSETHTTLHDFSDIETNELNTLVNTLKNTFRDKFTSINDKYSRSKNDLDSIRRKINAAEKDTEDEYIAKLRADKERLDHRVISIGNDIDDLREKIGSFKAEMKTLKQRQEDLRKKIDDSRRYSEKDSITQRQIENLKHFIKEFKDATKKKLEENILNELNGLMHKKGFIKKVVVDINQAGDDVDINLFNARNEKIDKGSLSMGERQMYASALLKALVDESDISFPVFIDSPMQKFDKDHAENVIKEFYPNVSEQVVLFPLIHKELTESEFELLKPNISKAYIIHNISTDASTFEEATPENLIKKYNELYNAN
- a CDS encoding HNH endonuclease; protein product: MKQELKLLSKSNLNEKLPYYIHCLTHLKRDAKNGGAPHKPILFLSIIRLFEKGIFTDNQIHILPELVASFKSNWSKLVVTNHHPIFAMPFYHMSSEPFWKLIANVGCEKWIESKSSMRSLQNLTTAVNFALIDIELAELMLKPENRDVLKISILDRYFPETKSNYGNNGNDDLPNISVLNEPSEEYKRKIIELKNQVDENAFQEEVFIRGGLFKREIPKIYNNTCAITGLRIDAITNISMVDACHIVPFSEGYDDTLTNGIALCPNLHRAFDRGLISISDNYEVILNKNFVESKSVYNLSQFAGKQILLPKQLEFYPTLENIALHRTRFKF